One window of Fusobacterium polymorphum genomic DNA carries:
- a CDS encoding V-type ATP synthase subunit D, whose amino-acid sequence MAKLKVNPTRMALSELKKRLVTAKRGHKLLKDKQDELMRQFINLIKENKKLRVEVEKELSDSFKSFLLASATMSPLFLESAISFPKAKIALEMKLKNIMSVNVPEMKFVKEEMEGSIFPYGFVQTSAELDDTVIKLQKVLDNLLSLAKIEKSCQLMADEIEKTRRRVNALEYSTIPNLEETVKDIRMKLDENERATITRLMKVKQMLQKDA is encoded by the coding sequence ATGGCTAAGCTAAAAGTAAATCCTACTAGAATGGCTCTTTCTGAATTGAAAAAAAGACTTGTAACAGCTAAAAGAGGGCATAAACTTTTAAAAGACAAGCAAGATGAATTGATGAGACAATTTATTAATCTTATTAAAGAAAATAAAAAACTTCGTGTAGAGGTTGAAAAAGAGCTTTCAGACTCTTTTAAGTCTTTTCTTCTTGCTAGTGCAACAATGAGTCCATTATTTTTGGAAAGTGCTATATCATTTCCCAAAGCAAAGATAGCATTGGAAATGAAATTAAAAAATATAATGAGTGTCAATGTTCCTGAAATGAAGTTTGTTAAAGAAGAAATGGAAGGAAGTATTTTTCCTTATGGTTTTGTTCAAACATCAGCAGAATTAGATGACACTGTTATAAAATTACAAAAAGTCTTAGATAATCTTTTATCTCTTGCAAAGATTGAAAAATCTTGTCAACTTATGGCAGATGAAATTGAGAAGACAAGAAGAAGAGTTAATGCTCTTGAGTATAGTACAATTCCTAATCTTGAAGAAACAGTAAAGGATATTAGAATGAAACTAGATGAAAATGAAAGAGCAACTATAACAAGACTTATGAAAGTAAAGCAAATGTTACAAAAAGATGCTTAA
- a CDS encoding aminotransferase class IV produces MLIELDEGYSFGLGLFETILLYKGKPVFLDEHLARINKSIENLALNIDKLEKNEVFQHLNNNKNTLEYEVLKIVLSEKNRLFLKREYTYTEKDYQRAFSLNISEIRRNESSIFTFHKTLNYGDNILEKRKSKKMGYDEPIFLNSKNQVTEGATSNVFVVVEDKIYTPKLSCGLLNGIVRQYIISNYDVIESEIDLEFLNNADEIFLTNSLFGIMSVNNLEKKIFKSQKISKEIFNKYRRDYEKNSCYRF; encoded by the coding sequence ATGCTAATAGAACTAGATGAGGGATATAGCTTTGGTTTAGGACTATTTGAAACTATTTTACTTTACAAGGGAAAACCAGTTTTCTTGGATGAACATTTGGCAAGAATTAATAAATCTATTGAAAATTTAGCTTTGAATATAGATAAGTTAGAAAAAAATGAAGTATTTCAACACTTAAATAATAATAAAAATACTCTTGAATATGAAGTTTTAAAAATAGTTTTATCAGAAAAAAATAGATTATTCTTAAAAAGAGAATATACTTATACAGAAAAAGATTATCAAAGAGCTTTTAGTCTAAATATTTCAGAAATTAGAAGAAATGAAAGTTCTATTTTTACTTTTCATAAAACTTTAAATTATGGAGATAATATTTTAGAAAAAAGAAAAAGTAAAAAAATGGGCTATGATGAGCCAATCTTTTTAAATAGTAAAAATCAAGTTACAGAAGGAGCTACAAGTAATGTATTTGTAGTAGTTGAAGATAAAATCTATACTCCAAAATTATCTTGTGGACTTTTAAATGGAATTGTTAGACAGTATATAATTTCAAATTATGATGTCATTGAAAGTGAAATAGACTTGGAGTTTTTAAATAATGCTGATGAAATTTTTTTAACAAATTCTTTATTTGGAATTATGTCAGTTAATAATTTAGAGAAAAAAATTTTTAAATCACAAAAGATTAGTAAAGAGATATTTAATAAGTATAGGAGAGATTATGAAAAAAATTCTTGTTACAGGTTTTGA
- a CDS encoding ClC family H(+)/Cl(-) exchange transporter, with product MNSAKDTVEKLYKGNGKLYFACLLVGLITGAIVSAYRWALEEIGIFRSLYFSDINLNNPVSLLKMWLIFIAVGLIVNYLFKKFPKTSGSGIPQVKGLILGRINYNNWFFELLAKFFAGVLGIGAGLSLGREGPSVQLGSYVGYGASKILKTDTVERNYLLTSGSSAGLAGAFGAPLAGAMFSIEEIHKYLSGKLLICAFVASIGADFVGRRFFGVQTSFNIPIKYPLPINPYFQFALYIIFGVIIAFFGKLFTVTLVKCQDLFNGVKLAREIKVSFIMTISFVLCFILPEVTGGGHSLVESLIHEKAVIYTLIIIFIIKLLFTAISYSTGFAGGIFLPMLVLGAIIGKIFGETVDIFAQTGPDFTVHWIVLGMAAYFVAVVRAPITGVILILEMTGSFHLLLALTTVAVVSFYVTELLGQQPVYEILYDRMKKDDNVVDEENQEKITIELAIMAESLLDGKAISEIIWPEEVLIIALIRNGVEKIPKGRTVMMAGDILVLLLPEKIVPEVKEKLMKNTSVE from the coding sequence ATGAATAGTGCAAAGGACACAGTGGAGAAACTCTATAAAGGGAATGGTAAACTATATTTTGCCTGCCTACTTGTAGGACTGATAACAGGGGCTATTGTTTCTGCTTATAGATGGGCATTAGAAGAAATAGGAATATTTAGAAGCTTATATTTTTCAGATATAAATTTAAATAACCCAGTATCATTATTAAAAATGTGGCTTATATTCATAGCAGTGGGACTTATTGTAAATTATTTATTTAAAAAATTTCCTAAGACTTCAGGAAGTGGAATACCACAAGTTAAAGGGCTTATTTTAGGTAGAATAAACTATAATAACTGGTTTTTTGAGTTACTTGCAAAATTCTTTGCAGGAGTTTTGGGAATAGGAGCAGGTTTATCATTAGGTAGAGAAGGACCATCTGTTCAATTAGGTTCTTATGTTGGATATGGAGCTTCAAAAATATTAAAAACTGATACAGTTGAAAGAAATTATCTTTTAACAAGTGGTTCTAGTGCAGGACTTGCAGGAGCCTTTGGTGCACCACTTGCTGGGGCAATGTTTAGTATAGAAGAAATACATAAATATTTAAGTGGGAAATTATTAATTTGTGCCTTTGTAGCAAGTATAGGTGCAGACTTTGTAGGAAGAAGATTTTTTGGAGTACAAACATCTTTTAATATTCCAATAAAGTATCCTTTACCTATAAACCCATATTTTCAATTTGCTTTATATATAATTTTTGGAGTAATAATAGCATTCTTTGGAAAATTATTCACTGTAACTTTAGTAAAATGCCAAGATTTATTTAATGGAGTTAAATTAGCAAGAGAGATAAAAGTTTCTTTTATTATGACAATTTCTTTTGTTTTATGCTTTATTCTTCCAGAAGTAACAGGTGGAGGACATAGCTTAGTAGAAAGTTTGATACATGAAAAAGCAGTTATTTATACTTTGATAATAATTTTTATAATTAAACTTTTATTTACTGCAATTTCTTATTCAACAGGTTTTGCAGGTGGAATATTCTTGCCTATGTTGGTTTTAGGAGCAATAATAGGTAAAATTTTTGGAGAAACTGTGGATATATTTGCACAAACAGGACCAGATTTTACTGTGCATTGGATAGTATTAGGTATGGCAGCATATTTTGTTGCAGTTGTAAGAGCACCTATTACTGGAGTTATTTTAATATTGGAAATGACAGGTAGTTTTCATTTACTATTAGCTTTGACTACTGTTGCAGTTGTATCTTTTTATGTGACAGAACTTTTAGGACAACAACCAGTATATGAAATTCTATATGATAGAATGAAAAAAGATGATAATGTGGTTGATGAGGAAAATCAAGAAAAGATAACAATAGAATTAGCAATAATGGCAGAATCTTTATTAGATGGAAAAGCTATTTCTGAAATTATTTGGCCTGAGGAAGTCCTAATAATAGCTTTAATAAGAAATGGGGTGGAAAAGATACCTAAGGGAAGAACTGTTATGATGGCAGGAGATATATTGGTACTTTTATTACCAGAAAAAATTGTACCTGAGGTAAAAGAGAAATTGATGAAAAATACATCAGTGGAGTAA
- a CDS encoding AAA family ATPase gives MKRIGIGVSDFKHLIEEDFYYFDKTKFIDEIIKDGAQVKLFTRPRRFGKTLNMSMLKYFFDIKKADENRKLFRDLYIEKTDSFKEQGQYPVVFLSLKDLKATTWEEMERKIIITLSDFLSEYEYLLNELSGINFENLKNIIYKEAGIDDLTTTLKFLTKILYEKYNKKIVVLVDEYDSPLVSAYINGYYEKAKNFFKTFYSLVLKDNNYLQMGILTGIIRVIKAGIFSDLNNLRTYTILSDDYTDSYGLTEEEVEKSLKDYGIEAEISKVKDWYDGYKFGDSEVYNPWSILNFLQDKKLRAYWVDTSGNDLINNVLKMRNKNIITALERLFNGEGLRQNISGTSDLSKILSDDEIWELLLFSGYLTVEEKINQDNYILRLPNKEVKSLFRKTFIETYIARGSKLSFLMESLIENKIEDYEENLQEVLLTSVSYNDTKKGNEAFYHGLIMGMGLYLEGEYITKSNIESGLGRYDFLIEPKNKSKRAFIMEFKSTDSIEKLEEVSKEALKQIEDKKYDISLKQNGIKEITYIGIAFCGKQIKISYK, from the coding sequence ATGAAAAGAATAGGAATAGGAGTAAGTGATTTTAAACATTTAATAGAGGAAGATTTTTATTATTTTGATAAGACAAAATTTATAGATGAAATAATTAAAGATGGTGCACAAGTAAAACTATTTACCCGTCCAAGAAGATTTGGAAAAACATTAAATATGTCTATGTTAAAATATTTCTTTGATATAAAAAAAGCTGATGAAAATAGAAAATTATTTAGAGATTTATATATAGAAAAGACAGATTCTTTTAAAGAACAAGGACAGTATCCAGTAGTATTTTTATCATTAAAAGATTTAAAAGCAACAACTTGGGAAGAAATGGAAAGAAAAATAATTATTACTCTTTCTGATTTTCTTTCTGAATATGAATATTTATTAAATGAATTAAGTGGAATTAATTTTGAAAATTTAAAAAATATTATTTATAAAGAAGCAGGTATAGATGATTTAACAACTACATTAAAATTCCTAACAAAAATTCTATATGAAAAATATAATAAAAAAATAGTAGTGCTAGTAGATGAGTATGATAGCCCATTAGTATCAGCCTATATAAATGGATATTATGAAAAAGCCAAAAATTTCTTTAAAACTTTTTATAGTTTAGTTCTAAAAGATAATAACTATTTACAAATGGGTATTTTAACTGGAATAATAAGAGTTATTAAGGCTGGAATATTCTCAGATTTGAATAATTTAAGAACCTATACAATATTAAGTGATGATTATACAGATAGTTATGGATTAACAGAAGAAGAAGTAGAAAAAAGTTTAAAAGACTATGGAATAGAAGCAGAAATATCAAAAGTAAAAGATTGGTATGATGGATATAAGTTTGGAGATAGTGAGGTATATAATCCTTGGAGTATATTAAATTTCTTACAAGATAAAAAATTAAGAGCTTATTGGGTAGATACATCAGGAAATGATTTAATAAATAATGTGTTAAAAATGAGAAATAAAAATATAATAACAGCCTTAGAAAGATTATTTAATGGAGAAGGATTAAGACAGAATATATCAGGAACATCAGATTTATCAAAAATATTAAGTGATGATGAAATATGGGAGTTACTGTTATTTAGTGGATATTTAACAGTAGAGGAAAAAATAAATCAAGATAACTATATTTTAAGATTACCAAATAAAGAAGTAAAAAGTTTATTTAGAAAAACTTTTATAGAAACATATATAGCAAGAGGAAGTAAATTATCATTTTTAATGGAATCATTGATAGAAAATAAAATAGAAGATTATGAAGAAAATCTACAAGAAGTATTATTAACTTCTGTAAGTTATAATGACACCAAAAAAGGAAATGAAGCATTCTATCATGGATTAATAATGGGAATGGGCTTATATTTAGAAGGAGAATACATAACAAAATCCAATATAGAAAGTGGTTTAGGAAGATATGATTTTTTAATAGAACCAAAGAATAAAAGTAAAAGAGCCTTTATAATGGAATTTAAATCAACAGATAGTATAGAAAAATTGGAAGAAGTATCAAAGGAAGCCTTAAAACAAATAGAAGATAAAAAATATGATATATCATTGAAGCAAAATGGAATAAAAGAAATAACATATATAGGTATAGCATTTTGTGGAAAACAAATAAAAATCAGTTATAAATAG
- the pabB gene encoding aminodeoxychorismate synthase component I translates to MVIEVKKLEKYIDIYDIFRVLMSQDNFKENKISFLDSSLKNKYGKYSIIGINPYLELKEKDNKFYINDKLSDENFEEYLDRFLKENKQENKYDLPLISGGIAYFSYDYGRKFENIKTRHKKDVDIPEAVIRFYKTYIIEDIEKQEIYISYQDKKDFDNLINILENTKIEEENLIKNKNLANFKSNFEKDEYLKAIKNTIDYIIEGDIYIMNLTQRLMIESKKSPLQVFSYLRKFNPAPFGAYLDFDNFEVVSASPERFIKMKDRLIETRPIKGTRKRGVTEEEDLALKNELANSEKDKSELLMIVDLERNDLNRICELKSVVVDELFEVETYSTVFHLVSTIRGKLKEEYSFVDLIKATFPGGSITGAPKIRAMEIIDELENSRRDLYTGSIGYVSFNGDCDLNIVIRTAIHKDGKYYLGVGGGITCESELDFEYEETLQKAKAILEAIC, encoded by the coding sequence ATGGTAATAGAAGTTAAAAAACTTGAAAAATATATTGATATTTATGATATTTTTAGAGTATTGATGAGTCAAGATAATTTTAAAGAAAATAAGATTTCATTTTTAGACTCTTCACTAAAAAATAAATATGGAAAATACTCAATAATAGGGATAAATCCTTACTTAGAATTAAAAGAAAAGGACAATAAGTTTTATATAAATGACAAATTAAGTGATGAAAATTTTGAAGAATATTTAGATAGATTTCTAAAAGAAAATAAACAAGAAAATAAATATGATTTACCTTTAATTTCAGGAGGAATAGCATATTTTTCTTATGATTATGGAAGAAAATTTGAAAATATAAAGACAAGACATAAGAAAGATGTTGATATACCAGAAGCAGTTATTAGATTTTATAAAACTTATATAATTGAAGATATTGAAAAACAAGAAATATACATAAGTTACCAAGATAAAAAAGATTTTGATAATTTAATAAATATTTTAGAAAACACTAAAATAGAAGAAGAAAATTTAATAAAAAATAAGAATCTTGCAAACTTTAAATCTAATTTTGAAAAAGATGAGTATTTAAAAGCTATCAAAAATACTATTGACTATATTATTGAGGGAGATATCTACATAATGAACTTAACTCAAAGACTTATGATAGAAAGTAAGAAATCTCCTTTACAAGTATTTTCATATTTAAGAAAATTTAATCCAGCACCTTTTGGAGCATATTTAGATTTTGATAATTTTGAAGTTGTAAGTGCCTCACCTGAAAGATTTATAAAAATGAAAGATAGACTTATAGAAACAAGACCTATTAAGGGGACAAGAAAAAGAGGGGTAACAGAAGAAGAAGATTTGGCTTTAAAGAATGAGTTAGCAAATTCTGAAAAAGATAAAAGTGAGCTTTTGATGATAGTTGACTTAGAAAGAAATGACTTAAATCGTATTTGTGAATTAAAGTCAGTAGTTGTAGATGAACTTTTTGAAGTGGAAACCTATTCAACAGTTTTTCATTTAGTTTCAACAATAAGAGGGAAATTAAAAGAAGAATATAGCTTTGTAGATTTGATAAAAGCTACTTTCCCAGGAGGTTCAATCACAGGAGCACCTAAGATAAGAGCAATGGAAATAATAGATGAATTAGAAAATTCAAGGAGAGATTTGTACACAGGTTCAATAGGCTATGTTTCATTTAATGGAGATTGTGACTTAAACATTGTTATAAGAACAGCTATTCATAAAGATGGTAAATACTATCTTGGTGTAGGTGGTGGAATTACTTGTGAATCTGAATTAGATTTTGAATATGAGGAAACTTTACAAAAGGCAAAAGCTATTTTGGAGGCTATATGCTAA
- a CDS encoding anthranilate synthase component II: MFLMIDNYDSFVYNLVSYFLEENIEMEIIRNDLVDLKYIEDLIEKGKLEGIIISPGPKSPKDCGLCNEIVKQFYRKVAIFGVCLGHQIIGHVFGAEVKKGKSPVHGKVHKIKNSGENIFKNLPKEFNVTRYHSLVVEKEKLLNNFNIEAETEDGVLMALSSKNYPLYSVQFHPEAVLTEYGHEMIRNFLDLAKEWRDKNGNRS, encoded by the coding sequence ATGTTTCTTATGATAGATAACTATGACTCATTTGTATATAATCTTGTGAGTTATTTTTTAGAAGAAAATATAGAAATGGAAATTATTCGTAATGATCTAGTTGATTTGAAGTACATTGAAGATTTAATAGAAAAAGGTAAATTAGAGGGGATAATAATTTCTCCAGGACCAAAAAGTCCAAAAGATTGCGGACTTTGTAATGAAATAGTCAAACAATTCTATAGGAAAGTAGCAATATTTGGGGTGTGTTTAGGACATCAAATAATAGGACATGTTTTTGGTGCAGAAGTAAAAAAAGGAAAAAGCCCAGTTCATGGAAAAGTTCATAAGATAAAAAATAGTGGAGAAAATATTTTTAAAAATCTTCCAAAAGAATTTAATGTAACAAGATATCACTCTTTGGTTGTAGAAAAAGAAAAATTACTTAATAATTTCAATATTGAAGCTGAAACAGAAGATGGAGTACTTATGGCTCTTTCAAGTAAGAACTATCCTTTATACAGTGTACAATTTCACCCAGAAGCAGTTTTAACAGAATATGGGCATGAAATGATTAGAAATTTTTTAGATTTAGCTAAGGAATGGAGAGATAAAAATGGTAATAGAAGTTAA
- the pcp gene encoding pyroglutamyl-peptidase I — protein MKKILVTGFDPFGGEKINPALEVIKLLPKKIGENEIRILEIPTVYKKSIEKIDKEIENYNPDYILSIGQAGGRTDISIERIAINIDDFRIKDNEGNQPIDEKIFSDGDNAYFSTLPIKAIQSEITKNNIPASISNTAGTFVCNHVFYGVRYLVEKKYKDKKSGFIHIPYLPEQVIGKADTPSMSLDNILKGITIAIETIFSVENDIKKIGGSIC, from the coding sequence ATGAAAAAAATTCTTGTTACAGGTTTTGACCCATTTGGTGGAGAAAAAATAAATCCCGCATTGGAAGTTATAAAATTATTGCCTAAAAAAATTGGAGAAAATGAGATTAGAATTTTAGAAATACCAACAGTGTATAAAAAATCAATAGAAAAAATAGATAAAGAAATTGAAAATTATAATCCTGACTACATTCTTTCAATAGGACAGGCAGGGGGAAGAACAGATATTTCAATAGAAAGAATTGCAATAAATATAGATGATTTTAGAATAAAAGACAATGAAGGAAATCAACCTATTGATGAAAAAATTTTTTCTGATGGAGATAATGCATACTTTTCAACTCTACCAATAAAAGCTATACAAAGTGAGATTACAAAAAATAATATTCCTGCTTCAATCTCAAATACAGCAGGAACTTTTGTATGTAATCATGTTTTTTATGGAGTTAGATATCTAGTTGAAAAGAAGTATAAAGATAAAAAATCAGGATTTATCCATATTCCATATTTACCTGAACAAGTAATAGGAAAAGCTGATACTCCAAGTATGAGTTTAGATAATATTTTAAAAGGAATAACTATTGCAATAGAAACAATTTTTTCTGTTGAGAATGATATAAAAAAAATAGGTGGAAGTATCTGTTAA
- a CDS encoding V-type ATP synthase subunit A — protein sequence MKEGRIIKVSGPLVVAEGMEEANVYDVVEVSDNKLIGEIIEMRGDKASIQVYEETTGIGPGDVVVTTGSPLSIELGPGMLEQMFDGIQRPLLKIQEAVGDFLLKGVSVPALDREKKWQFTPTMQVGEEVEPGKVIGTVQETEIVLHKIMVPNGVYGKIIDIKEGEFTVERTICSIETENGVKELNMIQKWPVRKGRPYLRKLNPVKPLITGQRIIDTFFAVTKGGTAAIPGPFGSGKTVIQHQLAKWADAEVVVYVGCGERGNEMTDVLMEFPEIIDPKTGQSLMKRTVLIANTSNMPVAAREASIYTGITIAEYFRDMGYSVALMADSTSRWAEALREMSGRLEEMPGDEGYPAYLSSRIAEFYERAGLVECLGNGEEGALTVIGAVSPPGGDISEPVSQSTLRIAKVFWGLDYALSYRRHFPAINWLNSYSLYQAKMDKYKEEEVDRDFPKFRIEAMALLQEEAKLQEIVRLVGRDSLSEFDQLKLEITKSLREDFLQQNAFHEVDTYCSLPKQFKMLKLILSFYDEAQRGLKEGVYLDEILNLPAREKITRAKNISEKELDSFDKIEEEVREAVSKLIAEGGTPNA from the coding sequence TTGAAAGAAGGTAGAATTATTAAGGTTTCAGGTCCCTTAGTTGTAGCTGAGGGAATGGAAGAAGCTAATGTATATGATGTTGTAGAAGTTTCAGATAATAAGCTCATTGGTGAAATCATAGAAATGAGAGGAGATAAAGCCTCTATACAAGTATATGAAGAAACAACAGGGATAGGACCAGGAGATGTTGTTGTTACAACTGGAAGTCCACTTTCCATTGAGCTTGGACCTGGTATGTTAGAACAAATGTTTGATGGTATACAAAGACCCCTTTTAAAAATTCAAGAAGCAGTAGGAGATTTCTTATTAAAGGGAGTTAGTGTACCAGCACTTGATAGAGAAAAGAAATGGCAATTTACACCAACTATGCAAGTTGGAGAAGAAGTAGAACCTGGAAAAGTTATAGGAACTGTACAAGAAACAGAAATTGTATTACATAAAATAATGGTTCCTAATGGAGTTTATGGGAAAATAATTGATATTAAAGAAGGAGAATTTACAGTAGAAAGAACTATCTGTTCAATAGAAACAGAAAATGGTGTAAAAGAATTAAATATGATACAAAAATGGCCTGTCAGAAAAGGTAGACCATATTTAAGAAAACTTAATCCTGTAAAACCTTTAATAACAGGACAAAGAATTATAGATACTTTCTTTGCTGTTACTAAGGGAGGAACTGCTGCAATTCCTGGACCATTTGGTTCTGGTAAAACTGTAATACAACACCAACTTGCTAAATGGGCAGATGCAGAAGTAGTTGTTTATGTTGGTTGTGGGGAACGTGGAAATGAAATGACCGATGTACTTATGGAATTCCCAGAAATTATTGACCCTAAGACAGGACAATCTTTAATGAAGAGAACAGTTCTTATAGCTAATACTTCTAATATGCCAGTTGCTGCTCGTGAGGCTTCAATCTATACTGGTATAACTATTGCAGAATATTTTAGAGATATGGGATATTCAGTGGCACTTATGGCAGATTCAACAAGTCGTTGGGCAGAAGCACTTCGTGAAATGTCAGGACGTTTGGAAGAAATGCCAGGTGATGAAGGATATCCAGCATATCTATCAAGTAGAATAGCAGAGTTTTATGAAAGAGCAGGGCTTGTTGAATGTCTAGGTAATGGAGAAGAAGGAGCATTAACTGTAATTGGAGCAGTATCTCCACCAGGAGGAGATATTTCAGAGCCAGTTTCTCAATCAACATTGAGAATAGCAAAAGTATTCTGGGGGCTTGACTATGCTTTATCATATAGAAGACACTTTCCAGCTATAAACTGGTTAAATTCTTATTCACTTTATCAAGCAAAGATGGATAAATATAAGGAAGAAGAAGTTGATAGAGATTTTCCAAAATTTAGAATAGAAGCTATGGCACTTTTACAAGAAGAAGCTAAATTACAAGAAATTGTAAGACTTGTTGGTAGAGATTCACTTTCTGAGTTTGATCAACTAAAATTAGAAATAACAAAATCTCTTCGTGAAGACTTTTTACAACAAAATGCCTTCCATGAAGTTGATACTTATTGCTCTTTGCCAAAACAATTTAAAATGTTAAAGTTAATTTTATCATTCTATGATGAAGCTCAAAGAGGTTTAAAAGAGGGAGTTTATTTAGATGAAATTTTAAATCTTCCAGCTCGTGAAAAAATAACAAGAGCAAAGAATATAAGTGAAAAAGAGCTAGATAGTTTTGATAAGATAGAAGAAGAAGTAAGAGAGGCAGTATCAAAATTAATAGCAGAAGGAGGTACACCTAATGCTTAA
- a CDS encoding V-type ATP synthase subunit B: MLKEYKSVQEVVGPLMIVEGVEGIKYEELVEIQTQTGEKRRGRVLEIDGDRAMIQLFEGSAGINLKDTTVRFLGKPLELGVSEDMIGRIFDGLGNPIDKGPKIIPEKRVDINGSPINPVSRDYPSEFIQTGISTIDGLNTLVRGQKLPIFSGSGLPHNNVAAQIARQAKVLGDDAKFAVVFAAMGITFEEAQFFIDDFTKTGAIDRAVLFINLANDPAIERISTPRMALTCAEYLAFEKGMHVLVILTDLTNYAEALREVSAARKEVPGRRGYPGYLYTDLSQIYERAGKIKGKPGSITQIPILTMPEDDITHPIPDLTGYITEGQIILSRELYKSGIQPPIFVIPSLSRLKDKGIGKGKTREDHADTMNQIYAGYASGREARELAVILGDSALSDADKAFAKFAENFDKEYVNQGYETNRSIVETLDLGWKLLKVIPRTELKRIRVEYLDKYLTDKD, translated from the coding sequence ATGCTTAAAGAATATAAATCAGTACAAGAAGTAGTAGGACCTTTGATGATAGTTGAAGGGGTAGAAGGAATTAAATATGAAGAACTTGTAGAAATTCAAACTCAAACAGGAGAAAAAAGGCGTGGACGTGTTCTTGAAATAGATGGAGATAGAGCAATGATACAACTTTTTGAAGGTTCCGCAGGAATAAATCTTAAAGATACAACAGTTAGATTTTTAGGAAAACCACTTGAATTAGGAGTTTCTGAAGATATGATAGGTCGTATTTTTGATGGATTAGGAAATCCTATTGATAAAGGACCAAAAATTATTCCTGAAAAAAGAGTGGATATAAATGGTTCACCAATAAACCCTGTTTCAAGAGATTATCCATCAGAATTTATTCAAACAGGAATTTCAACTATTGATGGACTTAATACCTTAGTTAGAGGACAAAAATTACCAATATTCTCTGGTTCAGGACTTCCTCATAATAATGTTGCAGCACAGATAGCAAGACAAGCTAAGGTACTTGGAGATGATGCAAAGTTTGCTGTTGTATTTGCTGCAATGGGAATTACTTTTGAAGAAGCACAATTTTTTATAGATGACTTTACAAAAACAGGGGCTATTGATAGAGCAGTTTTATTTATAAATCTTGCCAATGACCCTGCTATTGAAAGAATTTCAACCCCAAGAATGGCACTTACTTGTGCAGAATACCTTGCATTTGAAAAGGGAATGCATGTTTTGGTTATCTTGACAGATTTAACTAATTATGCAGAAGCACTTCGTGAAGTATCAGCAGCTAGAAAAGAAGTTCCAGGAAGAAGAGGTTATCCAGGATATCTATATACTGACCTTTCACAAATTTATGAAAGAGCAGGAAAAATTAAAGGAAAACCTGGTTCAATTACTCAAATTCCAATTTTAACTATGCCAGAAGATGATATAACTCACCCAATTCCTGACCTTACAGGGTATATCACAGAAGGGCAAATAATTCTTTCAAGAGAACTATATAAAAGTGGTATTCAACCACCTATATTTGTAATTCCTTCACTGTCAAGATTGAAAGATAAAGGAATAGGTAAAGGAAAAACAAGAGAAGACCATGCTGATACAATGAATCAAATTTATGCAGGTTATGCTTCAGGAAGAGAAGCAAGAGAACTTGCAGTAATTCTTGGAGATTCTGCTTTATCTGATGCAGATAAAGCCTTTGCTAAATTTGCAGAAAATTTTGATAAAGAATATGTAAATCAAGGTTATGAAACAAATAGAAGTATAGTAGAAACATTGGATTTAGGCTGGAAACTTTTAAAAGTTATTCCTCGTACAGAGTTAAAGAGAATAAGAGTTGAATATTTAGATAAATATTTAACAGATAAAGACTAG